A stretch of the Streptomyces sp. NBC_00654 genome encodes the following:
- a CDS encoding MerR family transcriptional regulator produces the protein MTVMESTSVRTDACAAAPKAHPRPEGRDRYTISEVVAFTGLTAHTLRWYERIGLMPHVDRSHTGQRRFSNRDLDWLSFVGKLRLTGMPVADMVRYAELLREGEHTFEERQELLESTRRDVTARIAELQDTLAVLDHKIDFYAGARRAPERTGA, from the coding sequence ATGACGGTGATGGAGAGCACTTCCGTACGGACGGACGCCTGCGCGGCTGCCCCGAAGGCGCACCCGCGCCCCGAGGGCCGGGACCGCTACACCATCAGCGAGGTCGTCGCCTTCACCGGGCTCACGGCGCACACGCTGCGCTGGTACGAGCGGATCGGGCTGATGCCGCACGTCGACCGCTCGCACACGGGTCAGCGCCGGTTCAGCAACCGCGATCTGGACTGGCTGAGCTTCGTCGGCAAGCTGCGGCTGACGGGGATGCCGGTCGCCGACATGGTCCGGTACGCCGAGCTGCTGCGCGAGGGCGAGCACACCTTCGAGGAGCGGCAGGAGCTGCTGGAGTCGACCCGCCGTGATGTGACAGCGCGGATCGCGGAGCTCCAGGACACCCTCGCCGTCCTCGATCACAAGATCGACTTCTATGCGGGCGCCCGTCGGGCGCCGGAGAGGACCGGTGCCTGA
- a CDS encoding serine hydrolase: protein MESLRLIDTWPVPTAAAAVVRADGTVLGSHGPTAHRFPLASVTKPLAAYAALVAYEEGAVELDEPAGPEGSTVRHLLAHTSGLAFDEHRVTAPPGNRRLYSNAGFEVLGDHIAKASGIPFPEYLRQAVLEPLGMTSTTLDGSPARDGVSTVDDLVRFAAEVQAPRLLDPRTVLEAQTVVHPGLKGVLPGYGHQNPNDWGLGFEIRDSKSPHWTGTSSSPATFGHFGQSGTFLWIDPVAGAACVALADRAFGPWAAEVWTPFTDAVLRELAA from the coding sequence ATGGAGAGCCTGCGACTCATCGACACCTGGCCGGTCCCCACGGCGGCGGCGGCCGTCGTACGAGCGGACGGCACGGTCCTCGGCTCGCACGGCCCCACCGCGCACCGTTTCCCCCTCGCCTCGGTCACCAAGCCGCTGGCGGCCTACGCGGCGCTCGTGGCCTACGAGGAGGGGGCGGTCGAGCTGGACGAACCGGCGGGCCCCGAGGGCTCCACGGTGCGCCACCTCCTCGCGCACACCAGTGGCCTCGCCTTCGACGAGCACCGGGTGACGGCACCTCCCGGCAACCGGCGGCTGTACTCCAACGCGGGCTTCGAGGTGCTCGGCGACCACATCGCCAAGGCGTCCGGCATCCCGTTCCCGGAGTATCTGCGCCAGGCCGTACTGGAACCGCTCGGCATGACGTCGACGACCCTGGACGGCTCGCCCGCCCGCGACGGCGTCTCGACCGTCGACGACCTGGTCCGCTTCGCCGCCGAGGTCCAGGCCCCCCGCCTCCTGGACCCCCGTACGGTCCTCGAAGCCCAGACCGTCGTCCACCCGGGGCTCAAGGGTGTCCTGCCCGGCTACGGTCACCAGAACCCGAACGACTGGGGCCTCGGCTTCGAGATCCGGGACTCCAAGTCCCCGCACTGGACGGGCACTTCCTCGTCCCCGGCCACCTTCGGCCACTTCGGCCAGTCCGGTACGTTCCTGTGGATCGACCCGGTCGCGGGCGCGGCCTGCGTCGCCCTGGCCGACCGGGCCTTCGGCCCGTGGGCAGCAGAGGTGTGGACCCCGTTCACGGACGCGGTGCTGAGGGAGCTGGCGGCGTAA